One stretch of Pedobacter riviphilus DNA includes these proteins:
- a CDS encoding RNA polymerase sigma factor, with the protein MKGEFVTANRDREDIVIQKYIQGCIRNERDSQKALYQHFYSFAMGICLRYANDRLDAAGILNDGFFKAFKNINKYEPTKAFLPWLGRIITNTAIDYYRANLKFADHVDILDHENIAQVSSVYDKLAYHDLLALVQRLSAGYRTVFNLFAIDGYTHEEIAEMLGISVGTSKSNLFKARQKLQEMLKATESKTYQVRNSGVDRNLLEVRLNTNMQ; encoded by the coding sequence GAGAAGATATTGTTATACAAAAGTATATTCAGGGCTGCATTAGAAATGAAAGAGATAGTCAAAAAGCACTATACCAACATTTCTATAGCTTTGCTATGGGTATTTGTTTGCGTTATGCAAACGATCGGTTGGATGCTGCGGGAATACTGAACGATGGCTTTTTTAAAGCTTTTAAGAATATTAATAAATATGAGCCTACCAAAGCTTTTTTGCCCTGGCTTGGACGTATAATAACCAATACAGCTATCGACTATTATCGTGCTAATCTAAAATTTGCTGATCACGTAGATATCTTGGATCATGAAAATATTGCGCAGGTAAGCTCTGTGTATGATAAATTAGCTTACCACGATTTATTGGCATTGGTGCAAAGGTTGAGCGCGGGCTACCGTACCGTTTTTAATCTATTTGCTATTGATGGATATACGCATGAAGAAATTGCCGAAATGCTCGGTATATCGGTTGGTACATCAAAATCGAACCTGTTTAAGGCAAGGCAAAAGCTACAGGAAATGTTAAAAGCTACAGAGTCGAAAACTTACCAGGTAAGGAATTCGGGTGTAGACAGGAACCTTTTAGAGGTAAGGTTAAACACAAATATGCAATGA
- a CDS encoding porin family protein, which translates to MKEGKDIDKLFKDGLENPDLPFNDLDWDNLEERLHPTPKRRIVPLIWLTAVAGIAAMLLVVFLLAKPSNNENEVKAVIKKDQRKQNGNKPENNTDNLTEIPTKPNDSTGNGDLSPLALNAKATADTNKQEHAIGHGNKTIQKVAGTTDVNANILANVRYKPELNSKTDLVAFKDQDLTTTIAVGKPEQIKALVLRKKSRVVLSILAAPDLTSVQKSGKSSLSGGFGVEATLFLTKKLSVTTGAVYAKKIYDSDFSQYKPNSNYVFKVNPANIHANCDVIDIPINVNYKVFDGRRNAISISTGLSSYLMLKEKYSYSYNGVYQGPQSYEVRNQNQHYLGIANVGVEFQHKINNNLSISAKPFMKIPLTDIGYGNSRLSSTGVAVSVNMNLFGKKN; encoded by the coding sequence ATGAAAGAGGGAAAAGATATAGATAAATTATTTAAGGATGGATTGGAAAATCCTGATCTTCCTTTTAATGATTTAGATTGGGATAATCTGGAGGAGAGATTGCATCCAACGCCAAAAAGGAGGATAGTGCCGCTAATTTGGTTAACTGCTGTGGCTGGGATAGCCGCAATGTTACTGGTGGTGTTTTTATTGGCTAAACCATCAAATAACGAAAACGAAGTGAAGGCTGTGATCAAAAAAGATCAAAGAAAGCAAAACGGTAATAAGCCAGAAAATAATACAGATAACTTAACCGAAATACCTACTAAACCAAACGATTCAACAGGAAACGGGGATTTAAGCCCATTGGCTTTAAATGCAAAAGCTACGGCTGATACAAATAAACAAGAGCACGCAATTGGGCATGGTAATAAAACCATTCAAAAAGTAGCTGGCACAACCGATGTTAATGCCAATATATTGGCCAATGTGCGCTACAAACCTGAGTTAAACTCAAAAACAGATCTTGTAGCATTTAAAGATCAAGATTTAACAACCACTATTGCGGTAGGAAAGCCTGAACAAATTAAAGCATTGGTTTTGAGGAAAAAATCGCGCGTTGTACTGAGTATTTTGGCTGCGCCTGATTTAACAAGTGTACAAAAATCAGGTAAAAGCAGTTTAAGTGGCGGTTTTGGTGTAGAAGCTACTCTTTTTTTAACAAAGAAATTAAGTGTTACTACTGGGGCAGTTTATGCTAAGAAAATTTACGATTCAGATTTTAGCCAATACAAGCCCAACAGCAATTACGTTTTTAAGGTAAACCCCGCAAATATTCATGCCAATTGCGATGTAATCGATATTCCGATCAATGTGAACTATAAGGTTTTTGACGGTCGTAGAAATGCTATTTCCATAAGTACAGGCCTATCCAGTTATTTAATGTTAAAAGAGAAATACAGCTATTCTTATAATGGCGTTTATCAAGGTCCTCAAAGCTATGAAGTCAGAAACCAGAACCAGCATTATTTAGGTATAGCCAATGTTGGTGTAGAGTTTCAGCACAAAATAAATAATAATTTAAGTATCAGCGCTAAACCTTTTATGAAAATTCCATTAACCGATATAGGTTATGGAAACTCTAGGCTGTCATCAACAGGTGTGGCCGTTTCGGTAAATATGAATTTATTTGGCAAAAAGAATTAG
- a CDS encoding GNAT family N-acetyltransferase yields MEIQQINGEKKGQFEALDNGLQAGVLAYVWAGPGKFIIDHTEVNQDFAGKGVGKKLVMATVNYARENKIKILPLCPFAKSVFDKTPEIQDVLF; encoded by the coding sequence ATGGAAATACAACAGATTAACGGTGAAAAGAAAGGACAGTTCGAAGCCCTAGATAATGGCTTACAAGCAGGCGTTTTGGCATATGTTTGGGCTGGCCCTGGTAAATTCATTATTGATCATACTGAAGTAAATCAAGATTTTGCCGGCAAAGGTGTAGGAAAAAAATTAGTGATGGCCACTGTAAATTATGCCAGAGAAAACAAGATAAAAATCCTCCCCCTTTGTCCGTTTGCAAAAAGTGTTTTCGATAAAACACCAGAAATTCAAGACGTATTATTTTAA
- a CDS encoding pirin family protein: MSNIKLIIEERPANIGNFMVGRLLPFREKRMVGPFSFIDHMGPAAMSDHENLDVPPHPHIGLSTLTFLFEGEITHKDSLGSDIVIKPGQVNWMTSGSGIVHSERTPEYLRHTDKILHGLQIWVALPKDLEQMEPEFCHVEEADIPNWTQNGVNFKLIAGEAFGLKSPVPVYSPLYFLELKSTDRQKVNIGSSLFGESALYILEGAIESDGHIFEPRHILIANDAKLCEFTMHENTTVYIFGGEPFPEERFIYWNFVASDRALIEKAKIKWLEQSFKPVPGETDFVPLPDQNPYIKK; this comes from the coding sequence ATGTCGAACATTAAACTTATTATCGAAGAAAGACCAGCAAATATTGGTAATTTTATGGTTGGCCGGTTGCTGCCTTTCAGAGAGAAACGAATGGTTGGCCCTTTTTCTTTTATCGACCATATGGGGCCCGCTGCAATGAGTGATCATGAAAACCTCGATGTTCCACCCCATCCACATATCGGTTTATCTACCCTTACTTTTTTGTTCGAGGGTGAGATTACGCATAAAGATAGTTTAGGCTCGGATATTGTAATTAAACCGGGGCAGGTAAACTGGATGACCTCGGGCAGTGGCATTGTACATTCAGAAAGAACTCCTGAATACCTTCGCCATACCGATAAAATACTCCATGGCCTACAGATCTGGGTGGCTTTACCTAAAGATTTGGAACAAATGGAACCTGAGTTTTGCCATGTAGAAGAGGCAGACATTCCAAACTGGACCCAGAATGGTGTTAATTTTAAATTAATTGCAGGAGAAGCTTTTGGCCTTAAATCGCCGGTACCTGTTTATAGTCCGCTGTATTTTTTAGAGTTAAAAAGTACCGATCGCCAAAAGGTAAATATCGGCAGTTCTCTCTTCGGAGAAAGTGCGTTGTATATTTTAGAAGGAGCTATTGAGAGTGATGGGCATATTTTCGAACCCCGCCATATTTTAATTGCTAACGATGCCAAACTCTGCGAATTTACCATGCACGAAAACACCACCGTTTACATTTTTGGCGGCGAACCCTTTCCTGAAGAGCGTTTCATTTACTGGAACTTTGTTGCATCAGATAGAGCATTAATTGAAAAAGCTAAAATTAAGTGGTTGGAACAAAGTTTTAAACCCGTTCCCGGGGAAACCGATTTTGTGCCATTGCCAGATCAAAATCCTTATATTAAGAAATAA
- a CDS encoding NADH:flavin oxidoreductase: MNTDSLFRPFSLKTLNVKNRIVMAPMTRSFSPGGVPTAEVAAYYARRAAGEVGLILSEGTVINRPSSSADPNIPHFYGAEALAGWENVIKSVHQAGGQMGPQIWHQGIHANHASGWLPSAPFEGPSSFNSPGFENGVPMTDAAIADTIAAFGQAAADAKALGFDTVEIHGAHQYLIDQFFWDATNNRTDIYGGKTLAERTRFAVEVIKEVRKRVGEDFALIIRLSQFKPAAYDFKLAKNEQEMEQWLTPLAEAGIDIFHCSQRRFWEPEFEGSDLNFAGWAKKVTGKATISVGSVGLDGDFFGAFAGQSSQPSSLDELVRRMDRGDFDLVAVGRPLLADPNWVEKIKNNRTEELKGFSKEALMQLV; the protein is encoded by the coding sequence ATGAACACAGATAGTTTATTCAGGCCTTTTAGCCTTAAAACATTAAATGTCAAAAATAGAATAGTAATGGCGCCTATGACGCGTTCCTTTTCTCCTGGTGGTGTACCAACGGCCGAGGTTGCAGCGTATTACGCAAGAAGAGCAGCTGGAGAAGTGGGTTTAATTTTATCAGAAGGAACGGTAATTAATCGTCCGTCTTCTTCTGCAGATCCCAACATTCCGCATTTTTACGGTGCAGAAGCTCTGGCAGGCTGGGAGAACGTAATTAAAAGCGTACACCAGGCTGGCGGACAAATGGGACCGCAAATCTGGCACCAGGGTATTCATGCAAATCATGCTTCTGGTTGGTTACCCAGTGCACCATTTGAAGGCCCCTCATCTTTTAACAGTCCGGGGTTTGAAAACGGAGTACCAATGACAGATGCCGCCATTGCTGATACCATAGCTGCTTTTGGCCAAGCTGCCGCAGACGCTAAAGCCCTGGGTTTCGACACTGTTGAAATACATGGTGCACATCAATACCTGATTGATCAGTTTTTCTGGGATGCTACCAATAACCGTACAGATATTTATGGCGGTAAAACGCTGGCAGAGCGTACCCGTTTCGCCGTTGAAGTAATTAAAGAAGTGCGTAAAAGGGTTGGAGAAGATTTCGCCTTAATTATCCGCTTATCACAATTTAAACCTGCTGCTTACGATTTCAAATTAGCTAAAAACGAGCAGGAAATGGAACAGTGGTTAACGCCATTGGCCGAAGCCGGAATTGATATTTTTCATTGTTCGCAACGCCGTTTCTGGGAGCCTGAATTTGAAGGTTCTGATTTAAATTTTGCAGGTTGGGCCAAAAAAGTAACCGGAAAAGCTACAATCTCAGTGGGTTCTGTTGGTTTGGATGGCGATTTCTTTGGTGCTTTCGCAGGCCAGAGTTCACAACCTAGCTCGCTAGATGAACTGGTACGCAGAATGGACCGCGGCGACTTCGATTTAGTAGCAGTTGGCCGTCCGCTTTTAGCAGACCCGAACTGGGTAGAGAAAATTAAAAATAACCGTACAGAAGAATTAAAAGGCTTTAGCAAAGAAGCTTTAATGCAATTGGTATAA
- a CDS encoding ArsR/SmtB family transcription factor, with the protein MDQVEIFKALSNKTRLQILGWLKAPELHFPEQPNPDFENVGVCVGQIQLKSGLSQSTISEYLSILQRADLISSTRLGQWTYYKRNKEGLEKLSEIINTEL; encoded by the coding sequence ATGGATCAAGTAGAAATATTCAAAGCCCTTTCAAACAAAACACGTTTGCAGATTTTAGGTTGGTTAAAAGCGCCTGAGCTACATTTTCCGGAACAGCCAAATCCCGATTTTGAAAATGTAGGTGTTTGCGTTGGACAGATTCAACTTAAAAGTGGCTTATCACAAAGTACTATTTCCGAATACCTGTCTATTTTACAGCGTGCTGATTTAATCAGTTCCACACGCCTGGGCCAATGGACTTATTACAAACGCAATAAAGAAGGCTTAGAAAAATTAAGCGAAATCATCAATACCGAATTATAA
- a CDS encoding winged helix-turn-helix transcriptional regulator yields MGPRKEDRNKETCTASLNAVKDALYVLNGKWKLPLILSLQEGPQRFNEIQKSLGEITPKILSKELKDLELNEFVVRKVFSTTPVTITYELTPYSESLERVIDELRDWGLKHRERLVKNRRTESVAAEITASL; encoded by the coding sequence ATGGGACCAAGAAAAGAAGACCGTAATAAAGAAACCTGTACCGCAAGTTTAAATGCGGTAAAAGACGCACTCTATGTGTTAAATGGCAAGTGGAAGCTCCCCTTGATTCTTTCCCTGCAAGAAGGGCCACAGCGCTTTAATGAGATCCAAAAATCGCTTGGAGAAATTACGCCCAAAATATTATCGAAAGAGCTTAAGGATCTGGAATTAAATGAATTTGTAGTGCGCAAGGTTTTTTCTACCACTCCGGTTACCATAACTTACGAGCTTACCCCCTACAGCGAATCGCTTGAAAGGGTAATTGATGAACTAAGGGATTGGGGATTAAAACACCGCGAACGGCTGGTTAAAAATAGAAGAACCGAATCGGTTGCCGCAGAAATAACAGCTTCTCTTTAA
- a CDS encoding oxidoreductase: MKKVWFITGSSRGLGRDLTAQVLAKGDFVAATARNTAALKDLVEKYPDQIFPITLDVTDYDQVYLAVESAVAHFGKIDVLVNNAGFGIVGAAEAFTEEQVRSQLETNLYAPIEITRAVLPFMRKQRSGRILQISSIGGRVGNAGVSIYQAAKFGLSGFSESLAKEVVDLGIYVTCVEPGGFRTDWAGASMSYAPHVEGYESTVKKRSDFFQSGNFIPMGDPQKAAKAMLALVENPEPPVHLVFGSEAIGMLKHADAARTAEMEKWMDISLSTDHDEAENFLATDLGKSFTKR, translated from the coding sequence ATGAAAAAAGTATGGTTTATAACAGGTAGTTCCCGTGGATTAGGACGTGACCTAACAGCACAGGTATTGGCAAAAGGTGACTTCGTTGCAGCAACAGCAAGAAATACAGCAGCTTTAAAAGATCTTGTAGAAAAATACCCTGATCAGATTTTTCCGATCACTTTAGATGTTACCGATTACGATCAGGTGTATTTGGCAGTAGAATCGGCTGTAGCCCATTTTGGTAAAATAGATGTTTTGGTTAACAATGCTGGTTTTGGTATTGTTGGTGCAGCAGAAGCTTTTACTGAAGAACAGGTGCGCAGTCAGTTGGAAACAAATTTATATGCACCGATTGAAATTACGAGAGCTGTATTGCCATTTATGCGCAAGCAACGTTCGGGCAGAATCCTTCAAATCAGCTCGATAGGCGGGCGGGTAGGGAATGCCGGGGTAAGTATTTACCAGGCTGCAAAGTTTGGGTTGAGCGGCTTTAGTGAATCCCTTGCAAAAGAGGTAGTGGATTTAGGGATTTATGTAACCTGTGTAGAACCTGGTGGTTTTCGTACCGATTGGGCTGGTGCCTCAATGTCGTATGCACCACATGTTGAAGGGTACGAGTCTACTGTAAAAAAACGCTCAGATTTTTTCCAAAGTGGTAACTTTATACCGATGGGTGATCCGCAAAAAGCAGCGAAAGCCATGTTGGCACTAGTAGAGAACCCTGAACCACCGGTACATTTGGTATTTGGAAGTGAAGCCATTGGAATGCTTAAACACGCCGATGCTGCCAGAACTGCCGAAATGGAGAAATGGATGGACATAAGTTTATCAACAGATCATGATGAAGCTGAGAATTTCTTAGCTACTGATTTGGGAAAATCTTTTACAAAGAGATAA
- a CDS encoding helix-turn-helix domain-containing protein has product MSNQEKRPQILYSCYAQKSSEGEQFIANHSVGLVIAGTSEIFIGGEKFVFSDGDFRFFRRNQLARYTKYPLAGEEFKSISINIDQDILHSISNEYDLHMQKPNHDIKGLALETNGLLKNYIDSIWPYLDGNNEFNQALIDLKVKEAVMILLQTNPILKDVLFDFSEPGKIDLEAYMNANYKFNVDINRFAYLTGRSLATFKRDFEKIFNLSPNRWLQKKRLNDAYYLLTEKGWKSSDVYLEVGFKDLSHFSFAFKKAYGMAPSRVGV; this is encoded by the coding sequence ATGTCGAATCAAGAGAAACGTCCCCAGATCCTGTATTCCTGCTATGCCCAAAAAAGCAGCGAGGGCGAACAGTTTATTGCTAACCACTCTGTGGGGTTGGTTATTGCGGGTACTTCTGAGATTTTTATCGGTGGAGAAAAATTTGTTTTTTCTGATGGCGATTTTCGTTTTTTCAGGCGGAATCAATTGGCCCGGTATACCAAATACCCACTAGCAGGAGAAGAGTTTAAGTCGATTAGCATTAACATTGATCAGGATATTCTGCATAGCATCAGCAACGAATATGATTTGCATATGCAAAAGCCCAATCACGATATTAAAGGTCTGGCGTTAGAAACCAATGGCCTTTTGAAGAATTATATCGATTCGATATGGCCATATTTAGATGGAAATAACGAGTTTAATCAGGCTTTGATCGATTTAAAAGTTAAAGAAGCGGTAATGATTTTATTGCAGACCAACCCAATATTAAAAGATGTGCTTTTCGATTTTTCAGAACCTGGAAAAATTGATCTGGAAGCCTATATGAATGCAAATTATAAATTCAACGTAGATATTAACCGTTTTGCTTATTTAACGGGCAGGAGTTTGGCGACTTTTAAAAGGGATTTTGAGAAGATCTTTAACCTTTCGCCCAACCGTTGGCTGCAGAAAAAGCGCTTGAATGATGCCTATTATCTCCTAACCGAAAAAGGCTGGAAATCATCAGATGTATACCTCGAAGTTGGTTTTAAAGACCTGTCACATTTCTCTTTCGCCTTTAAAAAAGCTTATGGCATGGCGCCGTCAAGGGTAGGTGTTTAA
- a CDS encoding CDGSH iron-sulfur domain-containing protein, with the protein MSKTKLTINNNGSVKIEGDFEIVDRNGNAYGLQGREVLSICRCGLSKNKPFCDGAHNGHFEHEAIAFDLPPKKV; encoded by the coding sequence ATGTCTAAAACAAAACTTACCATTAACAATAACGGCTCTGTTAAAATTGAGGGCGATTTCGAAATTGTAGATAGAAATGGAAATGCTTATGGCTTACAGGGTAGAGAAGTACTTTCGATCTGCCGTTGTGGTTTATCAAAAAACAAGCCTTTTTGCGATGGTGCACATAATGGCCATTTTGAGCATGAAGCAATAGCTTTCGACCTTCCTCCAAAAAAGGTTTAA
- a CDS encoding GNAT family N-acetyltransferase, whose protein sequence is MEHLLDNPIYYALTSGHSHIAKGLDEVKYYIEDITAFAGLKDNSQENLNTLYQISPAESLFVFFSKTPVEIPAQWKLLTHIDMFQFIFRGKEVPTADATGITDLDLEHVTEMIDLVELTKPGPFLAKTIELSNYTGVFADGKLAAMAGHRFYPSPYREVSAVCTHPDHLGKGYAFKILQEQIKRILLRSEIPFLHVRNDNEGAIKLYHKLGFEIRTDMIAYVIKKEA, encoded by the coding sequence ATGGAACACTTATTGGATAATCCAATTTATTATGCCTTAACATCCGGACATAGCCATATTGCAAAAGGCCTTGATGAGGTAAAATATTATATCGAAGATATTACCGCATTTGCAGGTTTGAAAGATAATTCGCAGGAAAATCTAAACACCCTTTATCAGATCAGCCCTGCAGAAAGCCTTTTCGTATTTTTCTCAAAAACGCCTGTCGAAATACCTGCACAGTGGAAGTTGCTAACCCATATCGATATGTTTCAATTTATTTTCCGCGGCAAGGAAGTACCAACCGCAGATGCAACAGGAATAACAGACCTTGATCTGGAACATGTTACAGAAATGATCGACTTGGTAGAGCTGACTAAACCAGGGCCTTTTCTGGCCAAAACCATAGAACTCAGTAATTACACAGGCGTATTTGCTGATGGGAAATTGGCTGCTATGGCCGGGCACCGGTTCTATCCCAGCCCTTATCGCGAAGTAAGTGCCGTTTGCACGCATCCCGATCATTTAGGCAAAGGTTATGCCTTTAAGATTTTACAAGAACAGATTAAACGGATACTGCTCCGTTCGGAAATACCGTTTTTACACGTTAGAAATGATAATGAGGGTGCCATTAAACTTTATCATAAATTGGGTTTCGAGATCAGGACTGATATGATTGCCTACGTCATTAAAAAAGAGGCTTAG
- a CDS encoding alpha/beta fold hydrolase, whose translation MEAYKKAGYENVNGIKMYYEIYGEGEIPLVLIHGGGSTIQSTFGKLIPLLAKSGRVIAVELQAHGRTSDRDQAESFEQDAKDVSTLLNQLKITKANFLGFSNGGTTTLHIAAHHRAVVNKIIVISANYQREGLIDGFYNGFGDATIDHMPEPLKAAFLAVNPDQNALQTMFEKDKQRMLDFIDLSDDDLRGITSDTLLMVADKDVIKPEHVVKMSRLIANAQLVILPGVHGAMIGENLNPDVSNKTIEITAHLVETFLNQ comes from the coding sequence ATGGAAGCATATAAAAAGGCAGGATATGAAAACGTAAATGGCATTAAAATGTATTATGAAATTTACGGCGAGGGAGAAATTCCGCTGGTATTGATACATGGTGGCGGCTCAACCATCCAGTCCACATTCGGGAAACTTATTCCGCTTTTGGCAAAATCTGGCCGGGTCATAGCTGTCGAGCTTCAGGCACATGGACGTACCAGCGACCGTGACCAGGCAGAATCTTTTGAGCAGGATGCAAAGGATGTAAGCACTTTATTAAATCAGTTAAAAATAACAAAAGCCAATTTCCTGGGTTTCAGCAACGGAGGAACAACAACCTTGCATATTGCAGCGCACCATCGGGCGGTGGTGAATAAAATCATCGTCATTTCGGCCAATTATCAACGCGAAGGCTTAATTGATGGTTTTTATAATGGCTTTGGAGATGCAACTATAGATCATATGCCCGAGCCACTTAAAGCAGCTTTTTTAGCCGTAAATCCAGATCAAAATGCACTGCAAACGATGTTCGAAAAGGACAAACAGCGCATGCTCGATTTTATCGATCTGAGCGATGATGACCTGAGGGGCATTACCTCCGATACACTTTTAATGGTGGCAGACAAGGATGTCATCAAGCCCGAACACGTGGTTAAAATGTCGAGATTAATTGCCAATGCACAACTGGTTATTTTGCCTGGTGTGCACGGTGCTATGATCGGCGAAAACCTTAATCCGGATGTAAGCAACAAAACGATTGAGATTACGGCGCATCTGGTGGAAACTTTTTTAAACCAATAG
- a CDS encoding ROK family protein, with protein MNLNLLNKLTPHNSEKQSIQKHRLIKYLFNLGPSSVSTLCEIMEMSTPSILKLLLGLIDEGWIEKKGYGLSIGGRKPDLYRLKDKKILILCIDIELFHTKIAIIDNNYNFVLDVKTISVPISKSRTDFFNILHTHLQDILKSAGIRSKEFIGCSVGMPGLIDAEKGENYSYFLSDGENIPLSAAFEKMLNMPVVIQNDVNGSSMAEFTHGIAKGKKNVLVLLMDWGVGLGIIMDGKLRQGTCGFSGELGHIPFVENGALCYCGKHGCLETIASGNALSEMAKEGILSGKNSMLNKLSNEELKRIEPALIIQAANKGDQYAIQLLSNVGTYMGKGIAVLIQLFNPELIILSGKIAGAKQYITLPMQQAINTYCMTQIREKTTIVSSELGENSRLLGYAATGIDQFLEAYTKKVKKLKK; from the coding sequence ATGAATCTTAACCTATTAAATAAACTAACTCCGCATAACAGCGAAAAGCAATCAATCCAAAAGCACAGGCTCATTAAGTATCTTTTTAATTTAGGCCCATCGTCAGTGTCTACTTTATGTGAGATCATGGAAATGAGTACGCCGAGTATTCTGAAGCTTCTGCTTGGCCTGATTGATGAAGGCTGGATAGAAAAGAAGGGATATGGTTTATCTATTGGTGGGCGAAAACCCGATCTTTATCGTTTAAAAGATAAAAAGATCCTGATTCTCTGTATCGACATTGAATTATTTCATACTAAAATAGCCATTATTGATAACAACTATAATTTTGTATTGGATGTTAAAACTATTTCGGTGCCTATATCAAAAAGCAGGACTGATTTCTTCAATATCCTACATACACACCTTCAGGATATCTTAAAATCGGCAGGTATTAGGAGTAAGGAGTTTATTGGCTGCAGTGTTGGCATGCCTGGTTTAATTGATGCGGAAAAAGGAGAAAATTATAGTTATTTCCTAAGCGATGGCGAAAATATTCCTTTAAGCGCTGCATTTGAAAAAATGCTAAATATGCCTGTAGTAATCCAAAATGATGTGAATGGCTCATCAATGGCAGAATTTACCCACGGAATAGCAAAGGGTAAAAAGAATGTACTGGTATTGTTAATGGATTGGGGCGTGGGCTTAGGCATTATAATGGACGGAAAACTAAGGCAAGGCACCTGTGGTTTCTCTGGCGAATTGGGCCATATACCTTTTGTGGAGAATGGCGCGCTCTGTTACTGCGGGAAACACGGCTGCCTCGAAACCATCGCATCAGGGAATGCCCTATCGGAAATGGCAAAAGAAGGCATTTTATCGGGCAAGAACTCGATGCTTAATAAGCTTTCTAACGAAGAACTCAAAAGAATTGAACCCGCTTTGATTATTCAAGCAGCAAATAAAGGTGATCAATATGCCATTCAGCTGCTCTCTAATGTTGGTACTTATATGGGCAAAGGAATAGCCGTTCTGATCCAACTATTTAATCCCGAACTGATTATTTTAAGCGGCAAAATTGCAGGTGCCAAACAATACATCACATTACCCATGCAACAGGCAATAAACACTTATTGCATGACCCAGATTAGAGAAAAAACAACGATAGTTTCTTCCGAGCTGGGCGAAAACTCCAGGTTACTGGGATATGCAGCAACTGGCATTGATCAATTTTTAGAAGCTTACACCAAAAAAGTAAAAAAACTTAAAAAGTAA